A genomic window from Blastocatellia bacterium includes:
- a CDS encoding fumarylacetoacetate hydrolase family protein yields the protein MKLLSMKIGDANHAGVVVGDEVLDVTALAATGAASAGEWRESHPRLEDALDLYRLGVERLSALVAAHKESGPLLPLDSIKLNPPVLRPGKILAVGLNYAAHAAEQNIKPPESPLIFSKNVTALIAADEPIQLPHASERVDYEAELAFVIGREARSVSAADAFDYVAGYTIVNDVTARDLQAREKQWVRAKGLDTFAPCGPWLVTQDEIADPHALDISLRVNGELRQQSNTSDLIFKIAQLVEFISQDLTLRPGDIVSTGTPSGVGVFMDPPIYLQGGEQIEITIAGIGQLRNPVAGRAAR from the coding sequence ATGAAACTTTTATCCATGAAGATCGGCGACGCCAACCACGCCGGCGTCGTCGTCGGCGATGAAGTGCTCGATGTGACGGCTTTGGCGGCGACCGGGGCCGCGTCCGCGGGCGAGTGGCGCGAATCACATCCGCGCCTGGAAGACGCGCTCGATCTCTATCGGCTGGGCGTCGAAAGGCTCTCGGCTCTGGTTGCCGCGCACAAAGAGTCGGGACCGCTTCTGCCTCTCGACTCCATAAAGTTGAATCCGCCGGTGTTAAGGCCGGGGAAGATTCTCGCTGTCGGCTTGAACTATGCGGCGCACGCCGCCGAGCAGAACATCAAGCCGCCTGAGTCGCCGCTGATCTTCTCAAAGAACGTCACCGCGCTGATTGCCGCCGACGAGCCGATTCAATTGCCGCACGCCAGCGAGCGCGTGGACTATGAAGCCGAGCTGGCTTTCGTCATCGGCAGGGAAGCGCGCTCGGTTAGCGCCGCAGACGCTTTCGATTATGTCGCCGGCTATACGATTGTGAACGACGTGACGGCGCGCGACCTGCAAGCGCGCGAAAAACAGTGGGTGCGCGCCAAAGGATTGGACACCTTTGCGCCGTGCGGCCCCTGGCTGGTGACGCAAGATGAGATCGCTGATCCGCACGCCCTCGATATCTCGCTGCGCGTCAACGGCGAATTGCGCCAGCAATCGAACACCAGCGATTTGATTTTCAAGATAGCGCAACTGGTCGAGTTCATCTCGCAGGATTTGACCTTGCGGCCCGGCGACATCGTCAGCACCGGCACGCCTTCCGGCGTCGGCGTCTTCATGGACCCGCCGATCTATTTACAGGGCGGCGAACAGATCGAGATCACGATTGCGGGCATCGGCCAGTTGCGCAACCCTGTGGCCGGTCGCGCCGCGCGTTAG
- a CDS encoding N-6 DNA methylase has translation MIRQTATDDKQALERKLRRHGIEGEAAFRLLAARYLNAAACRLSEPQAARLKGLKPSLAVLRRDAGLARLLDEVVGTDRRGERLADWYLHFVGRRFREGSGKFFTPRPVAESMARLLPRVDGAVIMDPTCGGGGFLLAASERWGEARCHLVGNEIEPSLVALTAISLCLAAPAHHRRTLIEANLYEFAAPLRRWRGRVDYILANPPFSLSLDAVPSRSRLFALGYRTSDAVFLDVCFELLRPGGRLVCLLPHSLIVNAEFRRLRAAVEERWHMRGVITLPEGIFHMAAGTTARADLLILDKRDPQAERQCHQAVFASAPTAGVQLNRRMKDGSNQLAEIVAREDVREALGLNEG, from the coding sequence ATGATCAGGCAAACCGCAACCGATGACAAACAGGCGCTCGAGCGCAAGCTGCGCCGCCATGGCATTGAAGGCGAAGCGGCGTTTCGCCTTCTGGCCGCGCGTTATCTGAACGCGGCCGCTTGCCGTCTCTCTGAGCCACAGGCCGCACGCCTCAAAGGTTTGAAACCATCCCTGGCCGTCTTGCGTCGGGACGCCGGGCTGGCGCGTTTGCTTGACGAAGTAGTCGGCACAGACCGACGCGGCGAACGGCTGGCCGACTGGTATTTGCATTTCGTCGGGCGTCGATTCCGCGAAGGCTCAGGCAAGTTCTTCACGCCGCGCCCGGTCGCCGAAAGCATGGCGCGCTTGCTGCCACGAGTTGATGGGGCGGTGATTATGGACCCGACCTGTGGCGGCGGCGGTTTCTTGCTGGCCGCATCCGAGCGTTGGGGCGAGGCCCGTTGCCATCTGGTCGGCAACGAGATCGAGCCCTCACTCGTGGCGCTCACCGCCATCTCGCTTTGCCTGGCCGCGCCCGCACATCACCGGCGGACATTGATCGAAGCGAACCTTTATGAGTTCGCCGCGCCGCTCAGGCGATGGCGCGGCCGCGTCGATTACATTCTCGCCAACCCGCCGTTTTCGCTGTCGCTTGACGCGGTGCCGAGCCGTAGCCGGCTGTTCGCGCTCGGCTACCGCACGAGTGACGCGGTGTTTCTCGATGTCTGTTTCGAGCTGCTGCGACCGGGCGGGCGACTGGTCTGTTTGCTGCCGCATTCGCTGATCGTCAATGCCGAGTTTCGCAGGCTGCGCGCGGCGGTCGAAGAGCGTTGGCATATGCGTGGCGTCATCACACTGCCCGAAGGCATCTTTCACATGGCCGCCGGCACGACGGCGCGCGCAGACCTTCTCATCCTCGACAAGCGCGACCCACAGGCCGAGCGGCAATGCCATCAGGCCGTCTTTGCCAGCGCGCCCACAGCCGGTGTGCAGCTCAACCGGCGAATGAAAGATGGCTCGAATCAGTTAGCTGAGATCGTCGCCCGCGAGGACGTCCGCGAGGCCCTGGGCTTGAATGAAGGATGA
- a CDS encoding CbbQ/NirQ/NorQ/GpvN family protein, with the protein MITKHKTVEQDIEKYTLAREPYYLAVADEVELFEAAYRAKLPVMLKGPTGCGKTRFIEYMAWRLSRPLVTVACHEDLSSTDLVGRFLLEGDETVWHDGPLTTAVKAGAICYLDEVVEARKDTIVLIHPLTDDRRILPVEKRGTILRATDDFLLVVSYNPGYQSVLKDLKQSTRQRFVSLEFDYPPPPLEADILMHEGGVDEQTARDLVLIGEKVRNLKGHGLEEGVSTRLLVYAAQLVSSGIAPHIACEVAIISPITDDRELQRSMREIVTTVI; encoded by the coding sequence ATGATTACCAAACACAAGACCGTTGAACAAGACATCGAGAAGTACACACTGGCGCGCGAGCCCTATTATCTCGCCGTCGCTGATGAAGTCGAGCTTTTTGAAGCCGCCTATCGCGCCAAGCTGCCGGTGATGCTCAAAGGCCCGACCGGATGCGGCAAGACGCGCTTCATCGAATACATGGCGTGGCGGCTGTCGCGCCCGCTGGTGACGGTTGCCTGTCACGAAGACCTCTCATCAACCGACCTCGTCGGCCGCTTTCTGCTCGAAGGCGACGAGACCGTCTGGCACGATGGCCCGCTGACGACCGCCGTTAAAGCCGGCGCCATCTGCTATCTCGATGAAGTGGTCGAGGCGCGCAAAGACACGATTGTGCTGATTCACCCGCTGACGGACGACCGCAGGATTCTGCCGGTCGAAAAGCGCGGCACCATCTTGCGAGCGACTGACGATTTTCTGCTGGTCGTTTCCTACAATCCCGGCTATCAAAGCGTCTTGAAAGATTTGAAGCAGTCCACACGGCAGCGCTTCGTGTCGCTGGAATTCGATTACCCGCCGCCGCCGCTCGAAGCCGACATCCTGATGCACGAGGGCGGCGTCGACGAGCAGACGGCGCGCGACCTGGTGCTGATCGGCGAGAAGGTGCGCAACCTCAAAGGCCACGGCCTGGAAGAAGGCGTTTCGACGCGCCTGCTGGTCTACGCCGCGCAACTGGTATCGAGCGGCATCGCGCCGCACATCGCCTGCGAAGTCGCCATCATCAGCCCCATCACCGATGACCGCGAGCTGCAACGCTCGATGCGCGAGATCGTCACGACCGTAATCTAG
- a CDS encoding homoserine dehydrogenase, whose protein sequence is MEQRLTFIGFGNVARAFARILAERRARLEAGYDLTTRTTGIATARHGCILASEIDLCEAAECVERGQSLTTLPGVVAVDDAFSVIARGEADVIFETSPLNPMTGEPAASHIRRALARSLHVVTANKGPLAFAYRELRSLAADNGARFRFEGTVMDGAPVFNLVESCLKGVQILGFTGLLNSTTNIILSGMEAGQSFDAALSDAVRRGIAEADADYDIDGWDAAVKAVALANVLMHADARPNDVARVGIRGISVEQLRQASDQGRAIRLLARGERTASGVRLSVVPEALPLNSPLGAARGASNAVTLKTDLMGELTLTEDDPGVAQTAYALLSDLLRIHSSDK, encoded by the coding sequence ATGGAACAGCGACTCACATTCATCGGCTTCGGCAACGTGGCACGAGCGTTTGCGCGCATCCTTGCGGAGCGCCGCGCGCGGCTCGAAGCGGGATATGATTTAACGACGCGGACGACCGGCATCGCTACGGCGCGGCACGGCTGCATTCTCGCTTCAGAGATCGATCTCTGCGAAGCGGCTGAATGTGTCGAGCGCGGCCAATCGCTGACGACGCTGCCTGGCGTCGTCGCGGTGGATGATGCCTTTAGCGTTATCGCCCGCGGCGAGGCTGACGTTATCTTTGAAACGTCGCCGCTCAATCCAATGACCGGCGAGCCCGCCGCTTCGCACATTCGCCGGGCGCTGGCGCGCTCGCTGCACGTCGTCACGGCGAATAAAGGCCCGCTGGCCTTCGCTTATCGTGAGTTGCGGTCGCTTGCCGCCGACAACGGCGCGCGGTTTCGTTTTGAAGGCACGGTGATGGATGGCGCGCCGGTCTTTAACCTCGTCGAATCCTGCCTGAAGGGCGTACAGATTCTCGGTTTCACCGGATTGCTCAACAGCACGACCAATATCATCTTGAGCGGCATGGAAGCCGGTCAGTCGTTTGACGCGGCGCTCTCAGACGCGGTGCGGCGCGGCATCGCCGAAGCCGACGCTGATTACGACATCGACGGCTGGGACGCGGCGGTCAAGGCGGTCGCGCTCGCCAACGTCTTGATGCATGCGGACGCCCGCCCAAACGATGTCGCGCGAGTAGGTATTCGCGGCATCTCCGTCGAACAATTGCGCCAGGCGTCAGATCAAGGCCGCGCGATTCGTTTGCTGGCGCGCGGCGAGCGCACCGCGAGCGGTGTGCGTCTATCGGTCGTGCCGGAAGCCCTGCCGCTGAACTCGCCATTGGGCGCGGCGCGCGGCGCGTCGAACGCCGTAACGCTCAAGACCGATCTGATGGGCGAGTTGACCCTCACCGAAGACGATCCCGGCGTCGCGCAGACCGCCTACGCCTTGTTGAGCGACCTGCTGCGCATTCATTCGAGTGACAAGTGA
- a CDS encoding PDZ domain-containing protein translates to MSKVAVLLFVVLCTLSAAAQTPPSPSAPPNPWTVSVVHTVDFQKHVEWMKRQGNERIAVPASPPAYVYNFATGLVIDDQGHVITRLVNLTPLDKEPLINVTAADGSAHKARLIGMDGATGFALLEVASLKSGQPKLAPAGALNAGARVQILSTDIQQQVQTTTQGPRLVFTTAITVAQGSIGQSSIYAKARGALTVYSGSLLSRNDSSVVVTPDNQVVGIAQYAGFGRAYLFPLTFIRDTVARRVMEKKGFVPAGWLGARGDSIAQLADDEFNQTGLPSRAGVILRQVAPESPAALSGMQPGDVILSVDGFDIVSAADLIALLSMSPAGRKVTIHASRNHQAIEFTATLGARADSEWRYSFSTSEQQLEPLEVQRAQLEKRRLELVQRHFKYKEEAAKTASREAGEALNEIDYEIRNINESLRAIENMMHQSSAPPRPDLTKEIIGGDFVVGNLNEQLAGYLKVPKGGVWVKEVAPGSTAARIGLKAGDVIVSVQEQELTSVEQLLTVINSKSGKITLKVIRNNQPLSISFGNEQQ, encoded by the coding sequence ATGAGTAAAGTTGCGGTACTTCTTTTCGTCGTCCTCTGCACGCTGAGCGCCGCGGCGCAGACGCCGCCGTCGCCTTCGGCACCGCCCAACCCGTGGACCGTTTCGGTCGTCCACACGGTCGATTTTCAGAAGCACGTCGAGTGGATGAAGCGCCAGGGCAACGAGCGCATCGCCGTCCCGGCGTCGCCGCCGGCCTACGTTTATAACTTCGCTACCGGCCTGGTGATTGACGATCAGGGCCACGTGATTACACGGCTCGTCAATCTGACGCCGCTCGACAAAGAGCCGCTCATCAACGTGACGGCGGCAGACGGTTCGGCGCACAAAGCACGGCTGATCGGCATGGACGGCGCCACCGGCTTCGCCCTGCTCGAAGTCGCTTCGCTCAAGAGCGGCCAGCCGAAGCTGGCGCCCGCCGGGGCGCTCAACGCCGGCGCCCGCGTGCAGATTCTCAGCACAGACATCCAGCAACAGGTGCAGACGACGACGCAAGGCCCGCGTTTGGTCTTTACAACGGCAATCACTGTCGCGCAGGGCAGCATCGGTCAAAGCAGCATCTACGCGAAAGCGCGCGGCGCGCTGACGGTTTATTCCGGGAGCTTGCTGTCACGCAACGACAGCAGCGTCGTCGTCACCCCCGACAATCAGGTCGTCGGCATCGCGCAGTACGCCGGCTTCGGTCGCGCCTACCTGTTCCCGCTGACCTTCATCCGCGACACCGTCGCGCGCCGTGTGATGGAGAAGAAAGGCTTCGTGCCCGCCGGCTGGCTGGGAGCGCGCGGCGACAGTATCGCGCAACTGGCGGACGACGAGTTCAACCAGACGGGGTTGCCGAGCCGCGCCGGAGTCATCTTGCGACAGGTCGCGCCCGAAAGTCCCGCGGCGTTGAGCGGCATGCAGCCGGGCGATGTGATTCTCAGCGTTGACGGCTTTGACATTGTCAGCGCCGCCGATTTGATCGCCCTGCTGTCGATGTCGCCGGCGGGCCGCAAGGTGACGATTCACGCCTCGCGCAATCACCAGGCAATCGAGTTCACCGCGACGCTCGGGGCGCGCGCCGACAGCGAATGGCGCTATTCGTTCTCGACTTCCGAGCAGCAGTTAGAGCCGCTCGAAGTGCAACGCGCACAGCTCGAAAAGCGGCGGCTGGAATTGGTCCAGCGCCACTTCAAGTACAAAGAGGAGGCCGCCAAAACGGCCTCGCGCGAAGCCGGCGAAGCGCTCAACGAAATCGATTACGAGATACGCAACATCAACGAGTCGTTGCGCGCTATCGAAAACATGATGCACCAATCGTCAGCGCCGCCGCGGCCCGACCTGACGAAAGAGATCATTGGCGGCGATTTCGTCGTCGGCAACCTGAATGAGCAACTCGCCGGTTACCTTAAAGTGCCGAAGGGCGGGGTGTGGGTCAAAGAAGTGGCCCCGGGTAGCACGGCGGCGCGCATCGGCCTGAAGGCCGGCGACGTCATCGTCAGCGTTCAGGAGCAAGAGCTGACCAGCGTCGAACAACTGCTCACGGTGATTAATTCAAAAAGCGGCAAGATCACCCTCAAGGTCATCCGCAACAATCAGCCGCTCTCGATCAGCTTTGGAAATGAACAACAGTGA
- a CDS encoding sigma-70 family RNA polymerase sigma factor, with translation MATVISQAQAIGFSGSRSVEAASDHELLEAIRDGDEAAFQEIVRRYRNPITNFIYRMLDDYERSVELAQETFIRIYTSASRYQANYSFSTYIYRIASNLAISELRRRKRRKLVSLFSPFTNDEGEAIELDPPDANPLQDETLIRDERRKAVARAISSLPEKYRAAIVLRDVEGLSYDRIAEVLKLSEGTVKSRINRARNLLKEKLSAYI, from the coding sequence ATGGCCACAGTCATCTCTCAGGCGCAAGCGATAGGATTCAGCGGCAGCCGCTCGGTCGAGGCGGCCAGCGACCACGAGTTGCTGGAAGCTATCCGTGATGGCGACGAGGCGGCGTTCCAGGAGATCGTCCGCCGCTACCGCAATCCCATCACCAACTTCATCTACCGGATGCTTGATGATTACGAACGCAGTGTCGAGCTGGCGCAAGAGACCTTCATCCGAATTTATACGAGCGCGTCGCGTTACCAGGCGAACTACAGCTTCTCGACCTACATTTATCGCATCGCCTCGAACCTCGCCATCAGCGAATTGCGCCGCCGCAAGCGCCGCAAGCTGGTGTCGCTGTTCTCGCCGTTTACCAACGACGAGGGCGAAGCCATTGAGCTGGACCCGCCCGACGCCAACCCGTTGCAGGACGAGACGCTCATCCGCGACGAGCGTCGCAAGGCTGTGGCGCGCGCCATCTCGTCACTGCCGGAGAAGTACCGCGCCGCCATCGTGCTGCGTGACGTCGAAGGCTTGAGCTATGACCGCATCGCCGAGGTGCTGAAGTTATCGGAAGGCACGGTCAAGTCGCGCATCAACCGCGCCCGCAACCTGCTGAAGGAAAAATTGAGCGCGTACATTTGA
- a CDS encoding nitrous oxide reductase accessory protein NosL: protein MKADAATGNCPVCGMQVSGADETTAEIYYNDGTKLMFESPGDLLAFYTAPAKYKAAAAQQERANIARVVFKDYQTHQPVDGRQAALVYGSRVEGPMGPDFLAFTKRADAETFVAANGGKVIGLNEVTPEIAQATGHGH from the coding sequence GTGAAGGCGGACGCCGCGACGGGCAACTGCCCTGTGTGCGGCATGCAGGTGAGCGGCGCGGACGAGACGACGGCAGAGATTTATTACAACGACGGCACCAAGCTGATGTTTGAATCGCCCGGCGATTTGCTGGCGTTTTACACCGCGCCCGCCAAATACAAGGCGGCGGCGGCGCAGCAGGAACGCGCCAACATCGCGCGAGTCGTGTTCAAGGATTATCAAACGCACCAGCCTGTGGATGGGCGGCAGGCGGCGCTCGTTTATGGCAGCCGCGTCGAAGGGCCGATGGGGCCGGATTTCTTGGCTTTCACGAAGCGCGCCGATGCCGAGACCTTTGTTGCGGCAAACGGCGGTAAGGTGATTGGCTTAAACGAAGTGACGCCGGAGATAGCGCAAGCCACCGGGCACGGCCATTAG
- the mnmA gene encoding tRNA 2-thiouridine(34) synthase MnmA, producing MAKIAVAMSGGVDSSVAAAILKNQGHDLVGFTMQLWNQRRRLAPGDEPQPSRCCSLDDVYDARLVAEGLGFPFYVLNLEADFERAVVRPFVADYLAGRTPIPCVSCNTKLKFARLVSTAREVGATRVATGHYARVEYDERSGRYTLLKGRDLSKDQSYFLFEMTQKQLAHAVFPLGNMTKAEAREIARTLGLETAEKPESQEICFVPDGNYAAFVEKYARYEMNRGDDRTLQTGEITTAEGEVIGEHGGLHRYTVGQRRGLRISSPEPLYVVKIDVPRNQLVVGKHEALYQSSFTANGVNWIAIAPPTEPVRAAARVRYRAVEAMATITPLGAGRVRVVFDEAQAAITPGQAAVFYDGDRVVGGGWIEAVGE from the coding sequence ATGGCAAAGATCGCAGTAGCAATGAGCGGCGGCGTCGATAGCTCGGTGGCCGCCGCGATTCTCAAGAATCAAGGCCACGACCTTGTCGGCTTCACGATGCAGTTGTGGAATCAGCGGCGACGGCTGGCGCCCGGCGACGAGCCGCAACCGAGCCGCTGTTGCTCGCTCGACGATGTCTATGACGCGCGCCTGGTCGCCGAAGGTCTGGGCTTCCCGTTTTACGTTCTCAATCTCGAAGCTGATTTCGAGCGCGCCGTCGTGCGCCCGTTCGTCGCCGACTATCTCGCGGGCCGCACGCCGATTCCTTGCGTTTCGTGCAATACAAAACTGAAGTTCGCGCGGCTGGTCAGCACCGCTAGAGAAGTCGGCGCCACTCGCGTTGCGACCGGCCATTACGCGCGCGTGGAATACGACGAGCGGAGCGGGCGATATACGCTGCTTAAGGGGCGCGATCTCTCGAAAGATCAATCGTACTTTCTCTTCGAGATGACGCAGAAGCAATTGGCGCACGCCGTCTTCCCGCTCGGCAACATGACGAAAGCCGAGGCGCGCGAGATCGCCCGCACGCTCGGACTGGAAACCGCCGAAAAGCCCGAAAGCCAGGAGATCTGTTTCGTGCCCGATGGCAACTATGCGGCTTTCGTCGAGAAGTACGCGCGCTATGAGATGAACCGGGGCGACGACCGGACGCTTCAGACGGGCGAGATTACCACCGCAGAGGGCGAGGTCATCGGTGAGCACGGCGGTCTGCATCGCTACACGGTCGGCCAGCGCCGCGGGCTGCGCATCAGCTCGCCCGAGCCGCTCTACGTCGTCAAGATCGATGTGCCGCGCAATCAACTGGTCGTCGGCAAGCACGAAGCGCTGTACCAGTCATCGTTTACTGCCAACGGCGTGAACTGGATCGCCATTGCGCCGCCGACAGAGCCTGTGCGTGCCGCCGCGCGCGTCCGCTATCGCGCCGTGGAAGCGATGGCGACGATCACGCCGCTCGGCGCAGGCCGCGTGCGCGTCGTCTTTGATGAAGCGCAGGCCGCCATCACGCCCGGCCAGGCGGCGGTCTTTTATGACGGCGACCGCGTGGTCGGCGGCGGCTGGATTGAAGCCGTCGGCGAATAA